Genomic window (Falco cherrug isolate bFalChe1 chromosome 4, bFalChe1.pri, whole genome shotgun sequence):
TGCATGGAGAGGATGCCGCATACCCAGGCCATGCAGCCATACTGCAGCTGCCCCATCTGTCTCCTACTAGGTAAGGCTGCGTTTGGCCCTGGAAAAAGGGACACTTGCGCACCCCCGGGTTCCACCCAGGGGCGGGCCAGGTTACTTTGCACCATGAGGGCAGTGGCAAGTCCAAGactgcagcactggggaggTGCTTTGGACTTGTAAGGACAGGAGGGAAGCTCTTTTTCATGAGGTTTTAGGCAGCTAGGAAAGTAAAGTCACACCACCTCTCACCCCCCAGAGACTGCACACTGCACAGGAGCCAGTGCAGACATGACTCCGCCTGCTGAATTTTATCCGCAGGGCTTTGCTGTCCCCTTGAAGACTGAGATAAGCTCATTAAGAGGCAAATCTGATTCTTGTGAAAGGATACATCAAAGATTCAGAGGAACTGTTTGGCTTAAGAACTATATATCTGTATGCCCATAAACAATATACAGAAACCTGCAAACActtgtctttaaaatgttttctactcAGGCTTTGAGTTTGCTTCCAAGGGGCCTCACGTTTTACACAAATACTAGGGGAAACTGtttctgagaaatgcaaagaggTGGAAAGCGAAGGATGGTGTAACTACAACACGCTGCTGTGAGGAACCATGGTCCGTCTCCCACATCTGACGCAtgcaaggcaaaacagaaagataGGAGAGATGtgcaaaaggcagaagaacCTGAGCCAGCATTCCCTCAAAGGAATTCGACATTCCAATCTGCAGAAAGCCATGCTGGAAGGCAGCCGGCCACCTACCTCCATGGGACACTGGCCTCACGAAGAATGTCACCTAGCCAGTACCTTGCTGGGAGCGCAAGACCCTTCAGCAGGACACCTGGTGTGAGGGTTTGCCCAAAATTATTTCACCCTGTCAGCCAAGGATGATGCTTTCTTTTAGAGCCCCTCAAGAATCTCAGCTTTTTGAAGATTTATATAGAGCCTCCAGGGCAGAAGAGTACAACCGGCCACTGGGCTCAAAGAGCAGACCCTGCCTCTCGTGGCCATCAGCCTCATCGTGGGGGAAGCCACCGCCTCTGCTTTCAGCTCCTGGACCTGGGAGCGTCACGGCCTGATGGGAGGCCAACCGATGGACTAGAGCCAaggagcaggagccagcctggGCTGAGAGGGCTCCATCTCTGCAGGCCTGGCTagagcagctcctgccatcCTGACGTAGTTCTCACAGGGGCAGGGTTGCTTTTAACCAGCACCTCTTGGTTTTTAAGGCCTCTCCCTTGCTCTGGAGATGTTAATCATTCAGCTCAGGATGAATgtacctttttcctttcagtgttgCTGCATCACATCAAGACTCTTAACACAGACAACAGTAACGCTTGTAGTGCAGCCTCCCAGGCTGGTGCTGTTGCATTCTCCCCTTCTCATCCAGTCAAGCACCCTTGTGGCAGCCATTCTCTCAGCTGCTCCGTTCTTGAGGAGCCTGAGCGCCCTTGGAGATCTGTCCCCTACTGGCATGCTAAGCCCGTACTCCTGCCCATCAAACCCTCTTCCTCATACGCAGTCTTTAATTAAGGCTACGTGCAGGTTGCTGCTCCTTGCACCCTCAGAAAGGGGACTAAGGAAACTGAGGGAACGCTTCAGTGCCCCAGTTTGCAAATGGTTATCATCACACACCTGAATGCATAAATCCAGAATAGCCTCCCTCCTTTTGTGGTGCTCTCCAGCTTGGAATAAAGATCATTTTAGCCATAATTACATAACCTGGAAAACTTGCTTATTTCAGGCTAAAATGGAACTGATACTGGGTACAGCTTGACTGCAGGggttgttgggggggggggtgtcccgcCATCCTGCAGCACTAAGGGCTATACATCCTGCTGAAGATTCCCTTGACATGCATTTGATTTAGTAGTTTACtccaacaatattttttaaacactgatgcAATGACTTTCCTGTCTCTCTGAGCTGTTCAAAGGACAGAGCCACAGAGGTCAAAGCTCAGAGCAGCCCTTTATTTAGCACCAGCTGAGGAGCTGATGGACCATGACAACGCTGACCGCTATTTCCAATAACGACCTGCAGCCTTTGCGCAGACACAAAGGTTTCACTGGCTTTTGCTTCGTGATCATTTGCCAGGTAGAAAAGACAGACATCTGGGAAGGAACAGATGGATTTTCAAAACTTAAGAAATTTCACAACCCAAACAGAATACAATCTTAACACCCCACCAGGAGTGCTGTAAAGCACAAGGCTGTTTAGTTATGCTGGATCTGGCATCTCTCACGCCCACGTATCAAACCTGCGCACAGAGACGCACCCACGAATAGGAAGGGGGCAAGGGAGTTTGTAATCTATGACCTGGCACGTGTCAACGTAGGGATCAAAGAGGACTACGACGGGGAGGGCACCGttccccttcctctgcccaAGGAGATAAATCCGTCCAttcacagtgctgcagcccATGAAGAACTTCTGGGTCAAGCATTCCTCATCCACCCGGGTCCACTCATCTGTCTCCACATCAAACCGAAAAGCTCCCCCTCCTATGGTGTACAGCGCGCCGTTCAGTGATGTGATGCAGAGGTCGTACCTGGGTGGGAAGAAACCCTTCATCAGAATCCACAGAAAGATCCGACCCCTGAAATACTCGGTGTGACCCTGGTCCTCATATCAAGAGTCCCACCTAAACAGAGAATCACAGAAGTGCTGGTGGGACAGGACGTCTGGATTTCTCCAGTCCAACCTCTTCTTGCAGCAGGACTAACACTAGAACCTTTCTTCTCCTGTCAGGTCCCAAAAGATTATTTCTTACCTTGGAAGTGGGGAGAATGAGACGACATCCCAGCTGTCCGTCTCTGTGTTCAGCCTCTGCACTCCATCATACACGTGTCCATTTTCATCCAGGCCACAGACCACATAGATCCTGGTTCCCACACTGACCGCatctcctctctccacaggctgAGCCATAGGACTCATGCTTTCCCACTCGGACTCCAGCAAAGCCATGCGCTCCACTGCTGGGACTATCCCTTCGTCGGTGCTCCCTCCGAGCACGTACAGGTAGAGACCTGCTCCTACTGCACAGTGGCTGTTGCGGGACATCTTCATGGCAGGTCCTTCCAACCAGCTGTTGTCCAGGCAGTTGTAGATAAGCACCCAATCCACACTGTACCACACAAACTCATCCCGGAAATATCCTCCTGTCACAAAGAGGAAGCTCCctggaaaaacagcagagaaaagtaTCAGTTAACATGAAAATTGATCCTGAGAGCTGAGGTTCTCGTttctccctgggctgcagcaagcagGTGCAAAACGTGCAGGGAAAGCGAGTGCGCTCTGAATCAGCCTGCGGTGTTTGATGCCTCGTCTGCACAAGGTCTGCTGGGCCTGCGGGGTGCACCACGTCCCCCCAAGTCTGCTCCTGCTCTTGAAGAGAATCATAGAAACTGGTAGGGCAGGAGCCTTTGGGGACCTCGTGTCCAAACTCCCACTTGAAACGGGCCTCTCACCAACACTAAAAAAGGGAAGCCGTGGCATGGAGCTGTCTTGGAAGGCTCCAAGCGTGAGGACTTCACAACATCCATGGGTAAGTTTAACTTAATGGCAACTATAAATCATAAGTCACCATCTGTCAAAGCCACCGtgaaagagaaggcaaaaaaatacgCTGCTTGAAGTCGACTTACTCCAAATAAATCTAACGTAAGGAGTTAAATGGTTTCTACTGTATGAAGAGAAATATTCGGCTTTGTCTGCCATTCTCCCAGgactaaggaaaagaaacccatTCTTTGGATATAAACACAAATATGAATGAGGTTTTAGCAACTGAACAATGCAGTTTTAtgggagaagcagctgaacTCCCCTGCATTAGGGCCTCCAAGCCTCAACTTCTGCTTGCATTTGCTCAGTCCCACTTCTCTGTAAGTTACCTACTGCTGCCACTGCATATTGGGTGAGGTTCCTGCGCTGCAGTGGAGAACAAGCCTGCCAGGTCCCTGTTTTAGgttgaaagagaaataattctTGCTGTTCCTTGTCATGCTTTCCTCCCAGGACATATAAGGTGTCGTAACTCCGACCAGCATAAGGACACAGTTCCTTATTTTGCCAGCTGGGTGGAGGACAGCTGTCTAACTTCTTTATTAGCCTGGAAAAGGTATCTGTTTCTCCAGGGCGCTTGCTGCGTTTCACCAAGATATCAAGGAAGGACAAACTCAGAAAAGTAACCCTGATTTCGCCCACCAAATCCAGAAAGTCTTCCTCTCTCGTTGCTGGGTCCTCCATTATCCACCTCATAACACTGTCAAAAACCACATCTTCTCGCGAAACGAAGAGGTCGTCGCTTTTCAGGAGCTGTATCAGCGTTTCCTTGGGCAGCACCTTAAATTCTTCCTGGCACATCACATCCCCCCAGTGACTGAGAGCCACATTCAGAGCAGACTCGTACAGGTCTATAAAGGCAAATTGCTGCGAGTAGGTCATCAGGCCCAGGCAGTTGGAAACGTGCAGTTCTCTCTCCAGAAACTTCTGACACAGCAGTTTCACTCtgtcaaactgaaaaaagtCAGCTGTTTCCAGTAAGCTGGTCACATTTTCTTGACCTATAAGCACTTGGGCTGTGCGAGTGAACTCGAGTAGCACCTGAAAAGGCACTGCATCGATCCCTCTGATCACTATGTGGTGTTCAGAGCTCTCTCttgcccccccaaaaaacatgGCTTCAAAATAACGACTGTGTACTGAAAGCACCCTGCGGCTGACCTGAAAGAGTCTCTCTCCAACCTCAAGAACTGTGTCTGCAGCCGTTTCTGTCTGAGGTCCCAGCTCCTCTGGTTCTTGTGCAGGCTCCATGCTTGCTGACTGCCAGGCGGTTAAAATTAACTCAGCCCTTACGCAGCCTTCGCTCATGGGAGGTCTCTGGAAACATTATCCCCCTAGTGAGGATAAATACAAGATAAGCCAATCTTGTCCTAAAAATAGAGTGTGTTTTCTACCCTCCTGTTTTGCTCTTCAgtccttcctgctgctttcagagcagCAATAGCAGGACAGCTGTATAACCACAGATTTAATTGGCATCGACTTTAACTAGGTAAGACTGCAGCAAATTAGGAGAGCTGTTAGCCAGGCAAGGAGCCTGGACTAcgagaaggaaagagaagaaacaaccCAAACCTTCCTAAGCACTGACTAAATATCAAGAAGTTGTAGAAGAACATTGCAcccatttcaaaaaaaaaaaggacctgTTACAGCACTTTCCACTTCTATGAAAAACATAGGAAAGCTTGAGACTTCCTGGGAACAAACACCCAATTTCCCCAAAGCCACATCTTTCATCAGTTCAAGTTTAATCTC
Coding sequences:
- the LOC102047376 gene encoding kelch-like protein 24, with the translated sequence MSEGCVRAELILTAWQSASMEPAQEPEELGPQTETAADTVLEVGERLFQVSRRVLSVHSRYFEAMFFGGARESSEHHIVIRGIDAVPFQVLLEFTRTAQVLIGQENVTSLLETADFFQFDRVKLLCQKFLERELHVSNCLGLMTYSQQFAFIDLYESALNVALSHWGDVMCQEEFKVLPKETLIQLLKSDDLFVSREDVVFDSVMRWIMEDPATREEDFLDLVGEIRVTFLSLSFLDILVKRSKRPGETDTFSRLIKKLDSCPPPSWQNKELCPYAGRSYDTLYVLGGKHDKEQQELFLFQPKTGTWQACSPLQRRNLTQYAVAAVGSFLFVTGGYFRDEFVWYSVDWVLIYNCLDNSWLEGPAMKMSRNSHCAVGAGLYLYVLGGSTDEGIVPAVERMALLESEWESMSPMAQPVERGDAVSVGTRIYVVCGLDENGHVYDGVQRLNTETDSWDVVSFSPLPRYDLCITSLNGALYTIGGGAFRFDVETDEWTRVDEECLTQKFFMGCSTVNGRIYLLGQRKGNGALPVVVLFDPYVDTCQVIDYKLPCPLPIRGCVSVRRFDTWA